In Gloeomargarita sp. SRBZ-1_bins_9, a genomic segment contains:
- a CDS encoding TonB family protein — MTLLIRTNELPRESRLGVWLLGSVLVHGLVLLSLVRGWWDPWRPPEEEPLAPVQLVVEPEPPLPVTPPPRQPMPPTPQVRATFGSPRPPVFSPPSQPVTTAPTAAVAPPTGEPRPSPVLPPRTHRPGMPMPGEGPEALGPAPPNAESPTVGGSAPTPSFESAAEALAPVAPPAPKESSTPTAPGTPVAVAPVTCVRCPQPPYPAHLRQQGMEGRVALTIDVGPDGRVTAVNLRQSSGSPQLDEVAIQAVWRWQFTTSSQGRQGLNVSVRFQLR, encoded by the coding sequence ATGACGCTGTTGATTCGCACCAATGAGTTGCCCAGGGAATCCCGATTGGGTGTTTGGTTGCTGGGGTCGGTGCTGGTGCATGGTCTGGTCCTGCTCAGCCTGGTACGGGGCTGGTGGGACCCTTGGCGCCCTCCAGAAGAAGAACCCCTAGCGCCGGTGCAATTGGTGGTCGAACCCGAGCCACCACTACCTGTCACTCCGCCTCCGCGGCAACCGATGCCACCCACGCCGCAGGTGCGCGCCACTTTTGGTTCCCCACGCCCCCCGGTGTTCAGCCCTCCATCCCAGCCGGTGACGACGGCACCTACTGCTGCTGTTGCACCACCGACTGGGGAACCACGTCCTTCGCCGGTGCTCCCTCCACGAACCCACCGTCCAGGGATGCCCATGCCCGGTGAAGGGCCAGAGGCCTTGGGTCCTGCACCCCCTAATGCCGAAAGTCCGACTGTCGGCGGTAGCGCACCTACACCGAGTTTTGAGTCGGCTGCAGAGGCTCTCGCACCGGTGGCGCCCCCTGCCCCCAAGGAATCCAGCACTCCAACCGCTCCAGGAACGCCGGTGGCTGTAGCCCCCGTGACCTGTGTGCGTTGTCCCCAGCCCCCCTATCCGGCTCACCTGCGGCAACAGGGGATGGAAGGGCGGGTGGCGTTGACGATTGATGTGGGACCGGACGGGCGGGTCACAGCCGTCAACCTGCGCCAATCGAGCGGGTCACCCCAGTTGGACGAGGTGGCCATCCAGGCGGTGTGGCGCTGGCAATTTACCACTAGTTCCCAAGGACGCCAGGGTTTGAACGTCTCGGTGCGGTTTCAGTTGCGCTAA
- a CDS encoding ABC transporter ATP-binding protein, translating to MTTPILAAVGVTGGYQPRQPVVRGIDLAVQPGEWLTLVGPNGSGKSTLLRLLGRLLVPCQGALLLGGRPLLNYTPRELARHIALLPQTPLVPPGLTVRETVSLGRLPYQRWWQWDLDTAGQAQVQWALEQMELLPWQDRRVSELSGGQRQRVFLALALAQAPQILLLDEPTTFLDLHYQLALLNQLRWLQKEQGLTVVVALHDLNLALRYSDRVGLMHQGRLYAVGDPQAVLCPDHLAAVFGLVAQVLHTPVGPQILALAPL from the coding sequence GCGGCGGTTGGGGTTACGGGGGGGTATCAGCCTAGGCAACCGGTGGTACGGGGGATTGACCTGGCCGTCCAGCCGGGGGAATGGTTGACGTTGGTGGGTCCCAACGGTTCGGGCAAGTCCACCCTGTTACGGTTGCTGGGCCGGTTGCTGGTTCCTTGTCAGGGGGCGCTGTTGCTTGGGGGACGCCCGCTTTTGAACTACACCCCTCGGGAATTGGCCCGTCATATTGCCCTGTTGCCCCAAACGCCCTTGGTGCCGCCGGGGTTGACGGTGCGGGAAACGGTGAGTCTGGGGCGCTTGCCCTACCAGCGCTGGTGGCAGTGGGATTTAGATACAGCGGGACAAGCGCAGGTGCAATGGGCGCTGGAGCAAATGGAACTTCTCCCTTGGCAGGACCGGCGGGTGAGCGAGTTGTCGGGGGGGCAACGGCAACGGGTGTTTCTGGCCCTGGCTTTGGCCCAGGCACCCCAGATTCTCCTGCTGGATGAACCCACCACCTTTTTAGACCTGCACTACCAACTGGCCCTGCTGAACCAATTACGGTGGCTGCAAAAGGAACAGGGTTTAACGGTGGTGGTGGCTTTGCACGACTTGAACCTGGCTTTACGCTACAGCGACCGGGTGGGACTGATGCACCAGGGGCGGTTGTATGCGGTAGGAGACCCCCAGGCGGTTTTGTGCCCTGACCATTTGGCCGCCGTGTTTGGTCTGGTCGCCCAGGTGCTGCACACCCCCGTGGGTCCCCAAATTCTGGCGCTGGCCCCCCTATAG
- a CDS encoding MotA/TolQ/ExbB proton channel family protein has product MQPSQFLAAGGVVVYPLLALSVLVLACAGERCWFWGRLHRLQGRALAELLSAYDKGPDWIRQQATRFVQVPWVRVWERALTAAVSGSKLLPPERFRVALLSAAQRELPRLRRFQTVLDTTVTVAPLLGLLGTVTGLIRAFSSLSLGNIGGTRALEVTGGVSEALISTAMGLVIAIGTLAVASLFRSFYRRQLALLQEVMGHLELIYAEWYETQPWENGQHVSPR; this is encoded by the coding sequence ATGCAGCCCAGTCAATTTTTGGCGGCGGGGGGAGTTGTGGTTTATCCCCTGCTGGCCCTTTCGGTACTGGTCTTGGCCTGTGCCGGGGAGCGATGTTGGTTTTGGGGGCGGTTACACCGGTTGCAGGGGCGGGCCTTGGCAGAACTCTTGTCGGCCTATGACAAGGGACCGGACTGGATACGTCAGCAGGCAACGCGGTTTGTGCAGGTGCCTTGGGTGCGAGTCTGGGAACGGGCGTTGACCGCAGCAGTCAGCGGCAGTAAGTTGTTGCCCCCGGAGCGGTTTCGTGTTGCCCTGTTGAGTGCGGCCCAGCGGGAGTTGCCCCGGTTGCGGCGGTTTCAAACGGTGCTGGATACCACGGTGACGGTGGCGCCGTTGCTAGGACTGTTAGGGACGGTCACGGGATTGATCCGGGCATTTTCTTCCTTGTCTTTGGGAAACATTGGGGGCACGCGGGCGCTGGAAGTCACAGGTGGAGTCAGCGAAGCGTTGATTTCCACGGCCATGGGGCTGGTGATTGCCATCGGCACGCTGGCGGTGGCCAGTCTCTTTCGCAGTTTTTACCGGCGGCAGTTGGCGTTACTGCAGGAGGTGATGGGGCATTTGGAGCTGATCTACGCCGAATGGTACGAAACGCAGCCATGGGAGAATGGGCAGCATGTTTCCCCTCGATAG
- a CDS encoding DUF3386 family protein: MQTMTPAVDFFRAAYEHRYTWGPDFPGYRAQVQYQGSLGSATGEVTVDRNLKCTITGITDAGIRQWVEHQMWEIITHLGRRPFEKEHEGHQFSYGATQPDGSQEILVQVDPNVTNRYHLKDNHITMVYRHLGPHAIEIHVDEFTDTPEGAMAKTYWATVPGMTFRFWDEHQQVGPYWTVTRRRAVEEQNGTRKEHELTFDNLQLL; encoded by the coding sequence ATGCAAACGATGACACCAGCAGTGGACTTTTTCCGGGCCGCCTACGAGCATCGCTACACCTGGGGGCCGGATTTTCCCGGTTACCGGGCGCAGGTGCAGTACCAGGGCAGCCTAGGCAGCGCGACTGGCGAAGTGACGGTTGACCGCAACTTGAAGTGCACCATAACCGGCATCACAGACGCAGGAATTCGCCAGTGGGTGGAGCACCAGATGTGGGAAATCATTACGCATCTGGGGCGGCGGCCCTTTGAAAAGGAACACGAAGGCCACCAGTTCAGCTATGGGGCGACCCAGCCGGACGGTTCCCAGGAAATCCTGGTACAGGTGGACCCCAACGTCACCAACCGTTACCACCTGAAGGACAATCACATCACCATGGTCTATCGCCACCTGGGTCCCCATGCCATCGAAATTCATGTGGATGAATTCACGGATACGCCGGAGGGGGCCATGGCCAAGACCTATTGGGCAACGGTGCCGGGGATGACCTTTCGCTTCTGGGATGAACACCAACAGGTGGGTCCCTACTGGACGGTCACCCGTCGCCGGGCCGTGGAAGAGCAAAACGGCACCCGGAAAGAACACGAGCTGACCTTCGACAACCTGCAACTGCTATAG
- a CDS encoding biopolymer transporter ExbD, with protein MGSMFPLDSDHDTPPEVNLVPMIDVVFSVLAFFILASIFLTRAEGLEVQLPQAATTRAQKLQTVTLTLTHEGALFLQGQPLTLQALSSRLRTLQRPDERLVVLLRADARVPHGQVVAVLDQLRQMPTIQVAIATRPGAAGR; from the coding sequence ATGGGCAGCATGTTTCCCCTCGATAGCGACCACGACACCCCCCCGGAGGTCAACCTGGTACCCATGATTGACGTGGTGTTTTCCGTGTTGGCCTTTTTTATCCTTGCGTCTATTTTTCTTACGCGGGCGGAAGGACTGGAGGTGCAACTGCCCCAGGCGGCCACCACGCGGGCGCAAAAGCTCCAGACGGTCACCTTAACCTTGACCCATGAGGGGGCGTTGTTTCTCCAGGGGCAACCGTTGACGTTGCAGGCGTTGTCATCCCGGCTCCGGACGCTGCAAAGGCCGGATGAGCGGCTGGTGGTTCTGTTGCGGGCGGATGCACGGGTTCCCCATGGGCAGGTGGTGGCGGTGTTAGACCAACTGCGGCAAATGCCGACAATCCAGGTAGCCATTGCCACGCGCCCAGGAGCCGCTGGTCGTTAA